Proteins co-encoded in one Gadus morhua chromosome 6, gadMor3.0, whole genome shotgun sequence genomic window:
- the pbx3b gene encoding pre-B-cell leukemia transcription factor 3b produces the protein MIRSQRRQEPVRGGTPLSVGDPECPDPQTHKPTSAEPRHAGEVVAGCPAPSLPGLSIRGAQEEDPPDPQLMRLDNMLLAEGVSGPEKGGGSAAAAAAAAAAGGAGDNSIEHSDYRAKLTQIRQIYHTELEKYEQACNEFTTHVMNLLREQSRTRPISPKEIERMVGIIHRKFSSIQMQLKQSTCEAVMILRSRFLDARRKRRNFSKQATEILNEYFYSHLSNPYPSEEAKEELAKKCSITVSQGVGSTITVSQVSNWFGNKRIRYKKNIGKFQEEANLYAAKTAVTAAHAAAAAVQNSQTNSPTTPNSGFQMKDEEFQLDSAESKNTLLTNMFTGSAGSFSLPHSGDMGFLGMQSLNGHSYQGAQVGANVQSQVDTLRHVISQTAGYSDALRGNTMYSPHGLSANGGWQDATTPSSVISLTEGPGSVHSDTSN, from the exons ATGATACGAAGCCAGAGGAGGCAGGAACCAGTCCGCGGCGGCACGCCGCTCTCTGTGGGGGATCCCGAGTGCCcggacccccagacccacaaACCCACCTCAGCAGAGCCTCGCCATGCCGGGGAGGTGGTCGCTGGGTGCccggccccctccctccccg GTCTCAGCATCCGCGGGGCTCAGGAGGAGgaccccccggacccccagcTCATGCGGCTGGACAACATGCTGCTGGCGGAGGGCGTGTCGGGGCCGGAGAAGGGCGGGggctcggcggcggcggcggcggcggcggctgcagcCGGCGGGGCCGGGGACAACTCCATCGAACACTCGGACTACCGGGCCAAGCTCACGCAGATCCGACAGATATACCACACGGAGCTGGAGAAATACGAACAG GCGTGCAACGAGTTCACCACCCATGTGATGAACCTGCTGCGGGAACAGTCGCGCACGCGGCCCATCTCGCCCAAGGAGATCGAGCGTATGGTGGGCATCATCCACCGCAAGTTCAGCTCCATCCAGATGCAGCTGAAGCAGAGCACCTGCGAAGCTGTCATGATCCTGCGCTCAAGATTCCTTGATGCCCG GCGGAAAAGGAGAAACTTCAGCAAGCAGGCGACAGAGATCCTGAACGAGTATTTCTACTCACACCTCAGCAACCCTTACCCCAGCGAAGAGGCTAAGGAGGAGCTGGCCAAGAAGTGCAGCATCACAGTCTCCCAG GGGGTGGGCAGCACCATCACAGTGTCACAG GTGTCCAACTGGTTCGGCAACAAGCGGATCCGGTACAAGAAGAACATAGGCAAGTTCCAAGAGGAAGCCAACCTGTACGCCGCCAAGACTGCAGTCACTGCGGCGCACGCAGCCGCCGCGGCCGTTCAGAACAGCCAGACcaactcccccaccaccccaaacTCCG GATTCCAGATGAAAGATGAGGAGTTTCAGCTGGATTCTGCCGAGAGCAAAAACACTCTTTTAACCAACATGTTCACTG GTTCCGCAGGGTCTTTTAGCCTCCCACACTCTGGGGACATGGGGTTCTTGGGCATGCAGAGTCTGAATGGGCACTCTTACCAAGGGGCACAAGTCGGAGCCAATGTACAGTCCCAG gtggATACCCTGCGTCATGTTATCAGTCAGACGGCAGGATACAGTGATGCGCTCCGGGGGAACACTATGTACAGTCCACATGGCTTGAgc GCTAACGGCGGCTGGCAAGACGCAACAACTCCCTCTTCTGTAATATCTCTGACGGAAGGACCCGGCAGTGTGCACTCTGATACCTCCAATTGA